The following are encoded in a window of Allosphingosinicella indica genomic DNA:
- a CDS encoding NAD(P)/FAD-dependent oxidoreductase, translating into MTTGLNEAAIKNSDVSEGSCLGTYANGHAAMSEWSGRLAMKHIRDVVIIGAGIIGLCSALQIARRARCKVTVLERAPGIGAGSTGASSAVCRAKYSLAETVVLAREGIRAYRNWPDFVGLSDPAARYHRHGNLWIGDGDAPRARRDAERLRALQWPVEVLDDVQLKALFPAINPCPIAPDLVHGEPHICDGGGGHLLETEAGYVEPMDAAADLVRALRTLGVEFRFGTTVQDVRPEGGALLIVSSEGDIACGAVINAAGPWCRELDAMVGLTNPWPLKPTRIQIVQIERPGDLAGMIPVCGDPAGGIYFRTGNNGRELIVGSVLEEDEREAVDPDRFDRTLDAGFAAAKLHALQHRLPQLTTIRGVRGYSGLYTMNRADVHPIVGATPVPGYFVANGCSGHGFKLAPAIGAMIARAVTGTALPDDPEVDPAFLAFERAPIPVASLSVLA; encoded by the coding sequence TTGACGACGGGCCTGAATGAGGCGGCCATCAAGAACAGTGATGTATCCGAAGGTTCGTGCCTTGGCACATATGCGAACGGCCATGCGGCGATGAGTGAATGGAGCGGGCGGCTGGCAATGAAGCACATCCGGGATGTCGTGATCATAGGCGCCGGCATCATCGGCTTGTGCTCCGCGCTCCAGATCGCACGACGCGCGCGCTGCAAGGTGACCGTCCTGGAGCGCGCGCCGGGCATCGGCGCCGGTTCGACCGGAGCATCCTCCGCCGTCTGCCGCGCCAAATATAGCCTTGCAGAGACCGTCGTCTTGGCCCGGGAGGGCATCCGCGCGTATCGCAACTGGCCCGACTTCGTCGGACTGAGCGACCCCGCGGCGCGCTATCATCGCCATGGCAACCTGTGGATCGGCGACGGCGACGCACCTCGCGCCCGGCGCGACGCGGAGCGTCTGCGCGCGCTGCAATGGCCTGTCGAAGTCCTCGACGATGTGCAACTCAAGGCCCTGTTTCCGGCGATAAACCCCTGCCCCATCGCGCCCGACCTGGTCCACGGCGAGCCGCATATCTGCGACGGCGGCGGCGGGCATCTGCTGGAAACCGAGGCCGGTTACGTCGAGCCGATGGACGCGGCGGCCGACCTCGTCCGCGCGCTGCGCACATTGGGTGTGGAGTTTCGCTTCGGTACGACGGTGCAAGATGTCAGGCCGGAGGGCGGCGCCTTGCTGATAGTAAGCAGCGAAGGCGACATTGCCTGCGGCGCGGTCATCAACGCAGCCGGTCCCTGGTGCCGCGAACTGGACGCGATGGTCGGCCTCACCAACCCCTGGCCGCTGAAGCCGACGCGGATCCAGATTGTCCAGATCGAACGACCGGGCGATCTGGCGGGAATGATACCGGTATGCGGGGATCCCGCCGGCGGCATCTATTTTCGAACCGGCAACAACGGCCGCGAGCTGATCGTCGGGTCCGTTCTGGAGGAGGACGAGCGCGAGGCGGTCGATCCGGACCGTTTCGACCGAACGCTGGATGCCGGCTTCGCAGCGGCCAAGCTCCACGCGCTTCAGCATCGCCTGCCGCAACTGACGACGATCCGAGGGGTTAGGGGCTATAGCGGCCTCTACACCATGAACCGCGCGGACGTTCATCCGATCGTCGGCGCAACGCCGGTTCCAGGCTATTTCGTTGCGAACGGCTGCAGCGGGCACGGCTTCAAGCTCGCACCGGCAATCGGTGCGATGATCGCTCGCGCGGTGACCGGCACCGCATTGCCGGACGATCCCGAAGTCGACCCTGCGTTTCTCGCCTTCGAACGCGCGCCAATCCCCGTCGCCAGTCTCAGCGTTCTCGCCTGA